DNA sequence from the Gammaproteobacteria bacterium genome:
CATGCTGGTAAGCTGCTTGGTCGAATCACCATTGATGATGTCGTTGATATTATTCGTGAAGATGCAGAGCACTCAATGATGAGCCTCGCCGGTTTAGACGATGAAGAAGATACCTTTGCTCCGGTGATAAAAAGTACCTACAAACGTTCATTGTGGCTCGGTATTAACTTACTGACCGCACTGGCCGCCGTCTCGGTCAGCGCATTATTTGAGCCCATTCTGGCCCAAATGGCCATTCTCGCTATTTTAAATTCAATTGTGCCCAGCATGGGTGGTATTGCTGGCAATCAGACCCTTACCTTGATTATCCGTGGCATGGCACTTGGCCATATTGGTGACCGCAACAAGCGCTGGCTGATCGGAAAAGAACTAGCGATCGGGGTGTTGAATGGTTTAATTTGGGCACTTATTCTTTCGGTTGTCGTTGCTTGGTGGCAGCAAGATCTTAAGCTAGGCATGGTTATAGCGTTTGCTATGGTTGCCAACATGACCGCGGCAGGATTAGCTGGTGCCTTAATCCCACTTACCATGAAAAAAATAAATATCGACCCTGCGCTTGCTGGCGGCGTAGTACTGACTACCATCACTGATGTAGTGGGGATTTTTGCTTTTTTAGGTACAGCAACCCTCGCCTACGCCAACTAGATCTACCGTTACTTACCTGATTTAACCCCAAGTAGCTAACGGCAACAGCTATGTTATCTCATCGCTGTTGCCGCCAAGATTCAATTTAAATGCCCAACATCAGTGCCTATTATTCCATTTGGCTATAAGCTCACAGTATTTTATTTTAACAAAGATGCAACATAATCAAACGTTAGTTTCATTTTTTTGCTAACCTAGCCAATTGCATCAACGTTTGAGAGCATTGTGTGATAATAATAAAAATAATTTACCACAAGCTAGGCCTATCTATGCTGAACAACATAAACCAAGAACATTTCAATCATTGGTTTTTACGAAATATCAAGGGTAAAGTCCAATGAAGCTAACTGTCGCTAGTCGAATTATTGGTGGGTTTGGAATTATCTCGCTACTGATTATCACAACAACCTTAGGTGCCATCCTAAACCTTTGGTATATAAAACAAGACACGGTTAAAGCCAGAGATGTTGCATTACCGATGTTGCAACTGAGCAATAAGCTGCAAACACAGTTAATCGAAATTGAACGATTTTCAGTACTATCATATTACAGCTTTACCCCGCCACAACTGCAAGCTGAAAGAGCGCAGCAGACAACAGCACAAACTCAGTTTTCAGCGCTGCTGCTTGAGCTCAAGCAACTGCACTTGAGAGACAATCAGTTGCCAAGCTATATTGAGCCACTAAATAAAGCTATCGACTCGGTAGTAAAAAGTACTCAGCTGCTCCATCAAGTGATGAGCACCAAGCTTAAGCTAACAACTAACCTGTCCGAACGAATGGCCGAATTAAACGATAGCTTTTATGAGACCAGTGGTTACTTGCTCGATATTATAGATATAGAGAGTGAAGAGAATCAGCCTCTTGAATTTGTTATCGGCATGGCCAATAATTTAGACGTGATGTTAGCAACAACGTTGCAAATCGCTAAAGATCTTCATTTGGCTAACAATGCCGACAGCATTGAGCTACTCACTCAACAATTGGCCGGCAGCTATAGCGACTTAAGATTAAAATATGATTTTATGGCCGACAGGATTGGCGGAGTACTTGAGCAAGAATTAATTAACAACTTGCAGGCAGCATTTGAGCACAGCGCAATATTTATCGCTCCGACAACGACGATTAGTATTGATAAACAACAATTATCACAGAACATCGCCCAAGCTAAAAAACGCTACCACGCAGTAGATATCCACGTAGCCCAAACGAAGCAGCATCTAACGCAGTTACTAACCCTTGCAAGCAGTACGGCAATGCAAGCACAGCAACAAGTCATAAATAATGTTGATCGCAGCACCCAGCAGGCAATTGCAATAGTGATCATCGCTATTTTATTTGCAATCGCCATTGCTTGGGCCACTATCCGACGAATTTTAACGCCACTAAATCAGATTAATGGCGTTCTTAAAACGTTAGCTAATGGTGATTTGTCTCGGCAAGTCAAGGTCGACTCTAACGACGAATTTATGCAACTGGCTGACAATATCAATCAGCTCAGTAGTAAGCTTAGATCCCTCATTAATGGGATCACTCATCGAGCTAGCCTATTAACCGCTGAAGCCGAGCAAACGTCTCACACCACCGATCAAACGGCAATCGCCATGGTACTGCAACAAACTGAAGTCGATAAGGTCGCAGCGGCAACCAATCAATTAACCTCCAGCGCGAATCAAGTATCTAGTCACGCCAACAACACCTTAATTGAAATAAAACATGCGAGCGAACAAGCGGTTAGTTTGGCCAGTGTCTTAGAGCAGAGCCGCCACACCATTAGCTCGTTGGACAGCGACATAAGTTCGGCATCAACCGTAATCCATAAACTACATGACGACAGTACTAACATTGGGTCGATTGTTGGGGTCATTCGCGGGATCGCCGAACAAACAAATTTGCTGGCGCTAAATGCAGCAATTGAGGCAGCTCGAGCTGGCGAACAAGGGCGTGGTTTTGCCGTTGTCGCTGACGAGGTCAGAAGTTTAGCCAATCGAACTCAACGTTCAACTAATGAAATCCAGTCAATGATTGAACTGATCCAATCAGGGGCCCAGCAAGCTGTTGCCGTGATGGAGGCCAGTCAACAACGTACTAAACTTTGCGTGACCGAAACACAAAACACAACTAGAGATTTAGAGCTAATGAGCATTTCGTTGCAACAAGCAGATGAGATGAGCTTAAAGATTACCCTAGCGACTGAACAACAAAATATCGTTTCCAAGCAAATATCACAGCGGTTAGATCAGATTGTTCAAATCGCCAAAACGACTTCACTGGGCGCTCAACAAACGTCTGATTCTAATCGTCAGTTAATCTTACTCGCAGAAGAGCTTCAGTCTTCAGCGGAAAAATTCTCGACCTAGAATTAAGATACCCCTTAAGATCTATCTGTCTATTTTGGACATAAAAAAAGCCACTTTATTACTAAAGTGGCCTTAACAAATCAATTGTTGTTAGCTGCCTGCAATTTTCATATTCTCAAGTAAAATTGAGCCACACAAAGTACTCTTGCGCAAATCAACGTCACCAGCAATCGCGACAATATTACGATACATATCTTTGAGGTTACCAGCGATAGTAATTTCATGCACTGGGTATTGAATAACGCCATTTTCAACCCAGAAGCCAGCGGCGCCACGCGAGTAATCACCCGTGATGATATTAACCGAAGAGCCCATTAAGTCGGTCACTAATAAACCCGTGCCCATTTGCTTTAATAGTGCTGCTTGGTCTGGCACCGTATGATCGATTAACCAAGTATGCGTGCCGCCAGCGTGACCGGTTGGTACCAAGTCTAATTTTCGGCCGGCGTAACTGGTGATCAAGAAGCTTTTAAGGATGCCCGCCTCGATAATATCGAGATCTTTAGTACTAACCCCTTCATGATCGAAGGGGGTAGAGGCCAAGTGGCCCAATAAATGCGGACGCTCAGCTATATTTAACCATGACGGGAAAATTTGGGTGTCGAGGCCGTCTAACAACCAAGTCGCTTTGCGGTATAAGCTGCCGCCACTAATTGCACTGACTAAATGACCGAAAAATCCTGAAGCTAATTCACCACAAATAATCACCGGCACTGACATGGTATTAAGCTTTTTCGCCCCGAGTCGCGCTAAGGTTCTTTCACTAGCCTCGCGGCCAACAGATTCGGCCGTCGCTAAGCGATCAGGGTAACGTGATACCGTGTATTGATAATCGCGTTCCATCTCGCCATTTTGCTCGCCGATACTGACGCAAGACAAACTATGACGAGAACTAAGGTAACCCTCAAGTAAGCCATGACTATTGCCATAAACTCTGACGCCTTGGTGTGAACTATAAGACGCGCCATCTGAATTAGTGATCCGTGAATCAAGTGACAATGCTGCGTCTTCCGCGGCCAATGCCAGATCAATACCATACTGAGGCTCAAGCGACCCAGGGTGGAATAATTCAAGGTCTGGTGGGGTTTTTACCATAAATTGTGGATCGGCTAAGCCGTTAAACATGTCTTCTTCGGTATGCTTAGCAATGCTAATAGCAGCAGCAACCGCGCTCTCAATTGCTTGCTCGCTTAAATCAGACGTTGAACTACTTCCCTTACGGTTACCACAATAAACACTGATGCCTAACGCGCCATCATGGTTAAACTCGACCGTTTCAACTTCTCGTAATCGCGTAGAAACACTAATGCCTGTTTGCTTGCTCATAGAGACTTCGGCGGTAGTTGCCCCTTTGGCCTTAGCGAGCTCTAATGCTTTGGCTACCGAAGCCTTTAAACGGGTGAGTTCGTTGTTCATGTCGTTATTTTGATCCACAAGGCATTCCTATCGATTGAGTTATCGTTATCTTAACATGGCTGTGACGCTTAATAGTGATATAATATATTTTTACCTAATAGTTAACGAGCAACCATGAGCACAAAATCACACAGTACCACAGAGTTAGAGGACGACGACTGGGTCAGCAAAAGCGAAAAGAAACGCCAAGCTGAGGATATGCAGGTCACAGCTCGTGCACTAATGAAATTGTCGGACAATCAGCGTAAAAAAATTCCGATGAGTGATGATTTGCAAGCGGCGATTATCCTAGCTATCAAGATAAAAAACACGAAAGAAGGTTTCCGTCGCCAAATGCAGCTCGTGGCAAAAATATTACGTAATAACGAAGTTGACGCAATCAAAAAAGCAATTGGTGAATTTGATTTACGCCATAAGCGCTCTGACGTTGCAGCAATGAAAGTAGAGCTAGTGCGTGACGCCATGCTGAAAAAAGGTGATGACGCTGTTAACGATTTTATTAGTAACCATCCGAGTGCTGATCGCCAAAAATTGCGCCAGCTAATCCGCCAAGCCAATAAAGAAGCGGCAGCGGAGAAACCAGCGAAGGCTGCTAAAGAGTTGTTTCAATACCTTAGACAAATCACTACAGAGTCAGCGCAGAGCTAACTCGGCCATTTCTATCGTGTTACATTTACAAAAAAGCCGCTCATATGAGCGGCTTTTTTATTGATTACTCGGTACCGCCGACGGTGATTTTATCAATTTTTACCGTTGGCTGACCAACGCCTACTGGTACGCTTTGACCGTCTTTACCACAAACGCCAACACCGGGGTCGAGCTGCATATCATTGCCCAACATTGATATCTGCTGCATCGCTTCAATACCACTGCCAATCAAGGTTGCCCCTTTAACAGCATCGGTGATCTCACCATTTTTAATTAAGTAAGCTTCAGAAGCCGAGAAAACAAACTTACCCGAGGTAATATCGACTTGACCGCCGCCGAAATTAGGCGCATATAAACCATTTTCAATACTCGCAATAATGTCCTTGGGATCAGACTGACCACCCAGCATAAAAGTATTGGTCATGCGAGGAATTGGTAAAGAAGCATAAGACTCGCGTCGACCGTTACCAGTGCTTACCGTGTCCATTAAACGCGCGTTGTGTTTGTCCATCATATATCCTTTTAGGATACCTTCCTCGATCAACACATTACGCTGACCAGCCACACCTTCATCGTCAATATTGATCGAACCACGACGGCCACTTAAACTGCCATCGTCAATAATAGTACACAGTGGTGATGTCACCTGCTGACCAATTTTACCACTAAACGCTGATGATCCCTTGCGGTTAAAATCACCTTCAAGGCCATGACCTACTGCCTCATGTAATAATACCGCCGGCCAACCAGGCCCAAGTACTACCGGCATGCTACCGGCAGGCGCATCGATAGCCGTTAAATTGACTAACGCTTGACGGACCGCTTCTTCGGCATAAGTTTCAAGTCGGACCTTACCGTTAACAACTTCGAGGAAGAACCGATAATCGGTACGAGCGCCACCACCGGCACTACCGCGTTCACGCTTGCCGTTATCGTCGACAATAACACTACAATTTAAGCGAACTAATGGCCGAATATCCGCGGCTAAAGTGCCATCTGTCGCCGCCACTAATATTTCTTCATAAACCCCAGAAATACTCGCAACCACTTGAGTTACCCGTGGATCTTGCGCTCGAGCATGCTGATCTAATCGTCTTAGCATATCGAGTTTTTCAACTTCGCTCATTAATGCTAAAGGATCAATATACTGATACGCATGATCGTTCGAACTTTTTTGCCAAGCCTTAACCGTGCCATTACAGCCCGCGCTGGCAATGCCGCGCGCAGAAGTAACACTAAGGTCAATCGAACGGTTATTGATTTCGTCGGCATAAGCAAAACCGGTTTTATCATCGACAATTGCTCGAACACCGACCCCACGCTCGATATTAAAACTACCATCTTTAATAATGCCGTCTTCGAGCAACCAAGATTCATGGCGCGATGCTTGAAAATATAAATCACCAAAGTCAATTTTGTGCTGATACATCTTATTGAGATGGTCTTGCAATTGATCAACGGTTAAGCCAGCCGGCTTCAGTAAAGATGACTGAACTTGCTCAAAGGTATTGCTATTAAATGTCATAGAGTTCTCATTATGTTAATTGAGCCAAGGTAAAACGTTCTTGCTCAATCATTGGCATTTTTTGTTGGATAGCATGTTGCATATCACGATTTAACGGGCAAGCGACAGCACCTATGCCAGCGGCCAGCTGAGCAGTAATCTCACCCCATGGGTTAACAATCATCGAATGTCCCCAAGTTTCTCGGCCATTAGCATGGGTTCCGCCCTGGTTTGACGCCACCATATAACACTGATTTTCAATCGCTCTGGCGCGCAATAACAACTCCCAGTGTGCTTGCCCAGTTATCTTAGTGAATGCACTTGGCAGCACAAAAATATCCGCACCAGCATGGCGCATAGCTCTAAACAAGCTGCTAAAGCGTAAATCATAACACACCGCCATGCCAATGCGGCCAAATGGCGTATCGATCACGCTAATGTGCTGTCCTGGCTGGGTATTGTCAGATTCACGATAACTGCCAATACCGTCGGCAACATCGACATCAAATAAATGAATTTTATTATATTGTGCGATCACTTTACCTTGCGGATCAATCAACAAACTGGCGGCGAGACTTCGGCCATCATCCGCTTGCAGTGGAATGGTGCCTGCCACGAGGTAAACATTAAATTGGCGAGCCAATGCGACTAAGGCTGCTTGCATCTTGCCTTCACCCGCTGGCTCAGCAAATGTTTTTATTTGTGCTTCGCTGCGACCAAACATTAAGCAGCACTCAGGCAATACCACCAACAGTTCGCCGCTGGGGCAGTCACTGCGCAGTGTCTGTAGCTGTTGGCTAATTTGTGTGATGTTTTGATCGATATCAGGTGTTGATATTAATTGAATTACGGCTAGGTTCACTCGCTGCCTCCAGGGCCTATTAATGGTGCCGCCTTGGATTTTACTATCATATGACTAGGCACCTTATATTTTTTCTTTTTACGATTTACTTCAACAAATTTTGGCTGGTCAACGGTTCCGGTTAGCTTAAAGTTGACCTGAGACACCACATCGACAATCGGTCCAAGTACCTTGGTTAGCGCAAACGCCACCACAAAGACCTGCGGTGCACTTGTTACCACCCCTGCGACCACTGGCAAGTTAGAAAACAATCGCGGAGTAAAGGTTAAATAATAATCTAAGTCGTTAGTGGCCAAATTAATAGAGCCCAACACGTCAAGATCACCAGCCAGGCCATCCATATAAGTATCATGCGTCACAGCTATGCCATCGTTAATCTTAAAGCTGCCATCAAAATTATTAAAAAACAGCCCTTTAACAAATACATCTCTAAAGTCTAACACCAACTTGCGCCGCAATGAATCT
Encoded proteins:
- the tldD gene encoding metalloprotease TldD, with translation MTFNSNTFEQVQSSLLKPAGLTVDQLQDHLNKMYQHKIDFGDLYFQASRHESWLLEDGIIKDGSFNIERGVGVRAIVDDKTGFAYADEINNRSIDLSVTSARGIASAGCNGTVKAWQKSSNDHAYQYIDPLALMSEVEKLDMLRRLDQHARAQDPRVTQVVASISGVYEEILVAATDGTLAADIRPLVRLNCSVIVDDNGKRERGSAGGGARTDYRFFLEVVNGKVRLETYAEEAVRQALVNLTAIDAPAGSMPVVLGPGWPAVLLHEAVGHGLEGDFNRKGSSAFSGKIGQQVTSPLCTIIDDGSLSGRRGSINIDDEGVAGQRNVLIEEGILKGYMMDKHNARLMDTVSTGNGRRESYASLPIPRMTNTFMLGGQSDPKDIIASIENGLYAPNFGGGQVDITSGKFVFSASEAYLIKNGEITDAVKGATLIGSGIEAMQQISMLGNDMQLDPGVGVCGKDGQSVPVGVGQPTVKIDKITVGGTE
- the pmbA gene encoding metalloprotease PmbA, which codes for MNNELTRLKASVAKALELAKAKGATTAEVSMSKQTGISVSTRLREVETVEFNHDGALGISVYCGNRKGSSSTSDLSEQAIESAVAAAISIAKHTEEDMFNGLADPQFMVKTPPDLELFHPGSLEPQYGIDLALAAEDAALSLDSRITNSDGASYSSHQGVRVYGNSHGLLEGYLSSRHSLSCVSIGEQNGEMERDYQYTVSRYPDRLATAESVGREASERTLARLGAKKLNTMSVPVIICGELASGFFGHLVSAISGGSLYRKATWLLDGLDTQIFPSWLNIAERPHLLGHLASTPFDHEGVSTKDLDIIEAGILKSFLITSYAGRKLDLVPTGHAGGTHTWLIDHTVPDQAALLKQMGTGLLVTDLMGSSVNIITGDYSRGAAGFWVENGVIQYPVHEITIAGNLKDMYRNIVAIAGDVDLRKSTLCGSILLENMKIAGS
- a CDS encoding methyl-accepting chemotaxis protein, coding for MKLTVASRIIGGFGIISLLIITTTLGAILNLWYIKQDTVKARDVALPMLQLSNKLQTQLIEIERFSVLSYYSFTPPQLQAERAQQTTAQTQFSALLLELKQLHLRDNQLPSYIEPLNKAIDSVVKSTQLLHQVMSTKLKLTTNLSERMAELNDSFYETSGYLLDIIDIESEENQPLEFVIGMANNLDVMLATTLQIAKDLHLANNADSIELLTQQLAGSYSDLRLKYDFMADRIGGVLEQELINNLQAAFEHSAIFIAPTTTISIDKQQLSQNIAQAKKRYHAVDIHVAQTKQHLTQLLTLASSTAMQAQQQVINNVDRSTQQAIAIVIIAILFAIAIAWATIRRILTPLNQINGVLKTLANGDLSRQVKVDSNDEFMQLADNINQLSSKLRSLINGITHRASLLTAEAEQTSHTTDQTAIAMVLQQTEVDKVAAATNQLTSSANQVSSHANNTLIEIKHASEQAVSLASVLEQSRHTISSLDSDISSASTVIHKLHDDSTNIGSIVGVIRGIAEQTNLLALNAAIEAARAGEQGRGFAVVADEVRSLANRTQRSTNEIQSMIELIQSGAQQAVAVMEASQQRTKLCVTETQNTTRDLELMSISLQQADEMSLKITLATEQQNIVSKQISQRLDQIVQIAKTTSLGAQQTSDSNRQLILLAEELQSSAEKFST
- a CDS encoding carbon-nitrogen hydrolase family protein, encoding MNLAVIQLISTPDIDQNITQISQQLQTLRSDCPSGELLVVLPECCLMFGRSEAQIKTFAEPAGEGKMQAALVALARQFNVYLVAGTIPLQADDGRSLAASLLIDPQGKVIAQYNKIHLFDVDVADGIGSYRESDNTQPGQHISVIDTPFGRIGMAVCYDLRFSSLFRAMRHAGADIFVLPSAFTKITGQAHWELLLRARAIENQCYMVASNQGGTHANGRETWGHSMIVNPWGEITAQLAAGIGAVACPLNRDMQHAIQQKMPMIEQERFTLAQLT
- a CDS encoding DUF615 domain-containing protein, with product MSTKSHSTTELEDDDWVSKSEKKRQAEDMQVTARALMKLSDNQRKKIPMSDDLQAAIILAIKIKNTKEGFRRQMQLVAKILRNNEVDAIKKAIGEFDLRHKRSDVAAMKVELVRDAMLKKGDDAVNDFISNHPSADRQKLRQLIRQANKEAAAEKPAKAAKELFQYLRQITTESAQS